Proteins encoded together in one Amblyomma americanum isolate KBUSLIRL-KWMA chromosome 1, ASM5285725v1, whole genome shotgun sequence window:
- the LOC144119450 gene encoding endothelin-converting enzyme 2-like encodes MAGEGCEAPSTTSGGLDRRQRAVALGHLLSSLLGVALTLSAITIGLSLLRHQRGSEGSGVFGMGRSSWNTCNSKLCMAHFRRLKDSLNRSTAPCGDFYRFACGAWHPRAAKSETAFRDLLAVAQQDAIRYLEAVNDASNKMVLPTGKVLVPDSRPVLRINRAERACQVCLHSGSSTRDAALLTEFLANRSLSWPERTTAPAQPLDVLLDLDINWNLGLWSWVRVSPIPGRNQRQVRVGSGIVSSDWKRALDTMVTRGVYKARVRRFHDALRARSFAAKSDKEVEELRRYESTIVGALSGSVSGGQNELAFPLKQMQNLATPRLATAQWVTLLNWQFNKALRVTEADRVIATNVKLLQAVDYLLSSLPAEVVLHQLAWSLVQMLGWMADSALPGRPTAYEMGDMRSADCFWATHRAFGVTLLSGYINTTYPLHWRSSVDALLMTITPTAINLFLKTSWIDAESRGAAVDKLRRMNTSLWPSDSYLNASEVAAILENFPELREDGAVLRYWLDALSARRALLGRQWDVADAFYPGDLQPPRALFRYHYYLNELAVSLHALRSPLFVEGVGLAVNMGGLGAHYAAALARAFDPRGVLLDGRGSTSGLWWGKSSYRDYERRRACPATAASGADGGVQAFVGVAATEIAYQAFNASRSIADQGTRTHQRRRIFLGLSEDQAFFVAFCQASCARGSSERQQLYCTLPLKNFREFATAFTCPVASPMNPALRCGFFEASDQRAARKNGGESEDAGKSASTNASANVGADGAVTSWTRPPARRSGSDDQDPLTLAPTGLAGHMVRQPPVL; translated from the coding sequence ATGGCTGGCGAAGGCTGCGAGGCGCCTTCGACGACGAGCGGAGGACTAGACCGGCGCCAAAGGGCGGTGGCTCTAGGTCACCTGCTGTCATCATTACTGGGAGTAGCACTGACGCTCAGCGCCATCACCATCGGCCTGTCTCTGCTCCGTCATCAGAGAGGCTCCGAAGGAAGCGGCGTCTTTGGCATGGGACGCAGCTCGTGGAACACCTGCAACTCCAAGCTCTGCATGGCGCACTTCCGTCGCCTCAAGGACTCCCTGAACCGGAGCACGGCCCCGTGCGGCGACTTTTACCGCTTCGCGTGTGGCGCTTGGCATCCTCGCGCAGCCAAGTCAGAGACCGCCTTCCGAGACCTCCTGGCCGTGGCCCAGCAAGACGCCATCCGGTACCTGGAGGCCGTGAACGACGCCTCAAACAAAATGGTGCTGCCAACCGGGAAAGTCCTGGTGCCCGATTCCCGTCCGGTCCTGCGCATCAACCGAGCTGAGCGGGCGTGCCAGGTCTGCCTGCACAGTGGTAGCAGTACCAGGGATGCCGCTTTGCTGACCGAGTTCCTTGCCAACCGGTCACTGTCCTGGCCTGAGCGCACTACGGCGCCCGCGCAGCCTCTGGACGTACTCCTGGACCTGGACATCAACTGGAACCTGGGCCTGTGGTCCTGGGTTCGTGTCTCACCCATACCGGGCCGCAACCAAAGGCAGGTCCGCGTGGGGTCCGGCATCGTGTCCAGCGATTGGAAGCGGGCTCTGGACACCATGGTAACGCGGGGAGTGTACAAAGCACGCGTGCGTCGCTTTCACGACGCCCTTCGTGCGAGAAGCTTCGCGGCCAAGAGCGACAAGGAAGTGGAGGAGCTGCGCCgttatgagtcaacgatcgtcggTGCCCTGTCCGGCTCGGTGTCTGGTGGCCAGAACGAACTGGCCTTCCCGCTGAAGCAGATGCAGAATTTGGCCACTCCTCGCCTGGCCACCGCCCAGTGGGTCACTCTCCTCAACTGGCAGTTCAACAAAGCTCTCAGGGTGACCGAGGCTGACCGCGTCATCGCCACGAATgtgaagctgctgcaggcagtcgACTATCTGCTGAGTTCGCTTCCTGCTGAGGTGGTGCTACACCAGCTGGCATGGTCGCTGGTGCAGATGCTCGGATGGATGGCCGACTCGGCACTTCCGGGTCGACCCACGGCGTACGAGATGGGAGATATGCGGAGCGCCGACTGTTTCTGGGCCACACACAGAGCGTTCGGAGTAACCCTCCTCTCCGGCTACATAAACACTACCTACCCGCTTCACTGGCGCTCCTCAGTGGACGCCCTTCTGATGACCATCACTCCGACGGCCATCAACCTCTTCCTGAAGACATCTTGGATCGACGCTGAGAGCCGAGGGGCCGCCGTCGACAAGCTGCGCCGCATGAACACCTCCCTCTGGCCTTCCGACTCCTACCTCAATGCATCGGAGGTGGCTGCCATATTGGAGAACTTCCCTGAGCTCAGAGAGGACGGTGCTGTGTTGCGGTACTGGCTTGACGCGTTGTCGGCTCGCCGAGCGCTCCTTGGCAGGCAGTGGGATGTGGCCGACGCCTTCTACCCTGGAGacttgcagccgccgcgggcccTGTTCCGCTACCACTATTACCTAAACGAGCTGGCTGTCTCGCTGCACGCGCTGCGCAGCCCGCTGTTCGTGGAGGGAGTGGGCCTCGCTGTCAACATGGGAGGCCTCGGAGCCCACTACGCCGCTGCCCTGGCCCGGGCGTTCGACCCACGAGGCGTCCTCCTGGACGGTCGCGGTTCCACCTCCGGTCTTTGGTGGGGAAAGTCCTCGTACCGGGACTACGAGCGGAGGAGAGCGTGCCCAGCGACTGCCGCCAGTGGAGCCGATGGAGGTGTGCAGGCCTTCGTGGGGGTCGCTGCCACCGAGATAGCGTACCAGGCCTTCAACGCGTCGCGCTCTATCGCCGACCAGGGTACGCGGACGCATCAGAGGCGGCGCATTTTCCTTGGCCTGTCAGAGGATCAGGCCTTCTTCGTCGCCTTCTGCCAAGCGTCCTGCGCGCGCGGGTCCAGCGAGCGACAACAGCTGTACTGCACACTCCCGCTGAAGAACTTCCGCGAGTTCGCCACCGCATTTACGTGTCCCGTGGCCTCGCCCATGAATCCAGCGCTACGGTGCGGCTTCTTCGAGGCCAGTGACCAGCGGGCTGCCCGTAAAAATGGGGGTGAGAGTGAAGATGCCGGTAAAAGTGCGTCTACGAATGCGAGTGCGAATGTTGGTGCTGACGGCGCAGTGACGTCCTGGACGAGGCCACCGGCACGCCGGAGTGGCAGTGACGACCAGGATCCGTTGACACTGGCGCCGACGGGTCTCGCGGGGCATATGGTCCGACAGCCCCCAGTTTTATGA